The following proteins are encoded in a genomic region of Hymenobacter siberiensis:
- a CDS encoding peptide MFS transporter → MQTIPAPLEQSAESTSHPRGLYLLFATEMWERFSYYGMRAVLVLFLTKAMMMDKAFASKFYGGYTSLVYLTPLIGGFIADRYWGNRRSILTGGLMMALGQFTLFAAASDYGPQSTHVLSHWLLYLGLGVMIVGNGFFKPNISSMVGSLYSPTDKRKDAAYTIFYMGINLGSFLGNTITSLIGDKEGHPEAFRWAFLACGIAMLLGTGVFNWGKGKYLHTPTGEQVGTTPVASGGIMGVYALLPVLLALILGILWLDSNKLSVIAPLLGIAVVGIAFMIFSDKSLSGADIKGIMVIFIVSFFVVFFWAAFEQAPASLTFFADEQMNRTIFGFTLPASIFQNLNAIFVVVGAPLMAMVWTALGRRGAEPPSPLKMAIGLAFLAAGYLVMCFGVHDLQPGVKVSMFFLVALYFLHSVGELCLSPIGLSLVNKLAPAKFASLLMAVWFLANAAANYLAGYMSSLYPDPKSTAPAPQILGYHITSLYDFFMVFVVSAAAAAIILFLISGKLAKMMDARNYPAPVVQA, encoded by the coding sequence ATGCAAACCATTCCTGCTCCTCTAGAGCAATCTGCGGAATCCACGAGCCACCCGCGCGGCCTGTACCTGCTCTTCGCCACCGAAATGTGGGAGCGGTTCAGCTACTACGGCATGCGTGCTGTGCTGGTGCTGTTCCTCACCAAGGCCATGATGATGGACAAGGCCTTCGCGTCGAAGTTCTACGGCGGCTACACCAGCCTGGTATATCTCACGCCGCTCATCGGCGGCTTCATTGCCGACCGGTACTGGGGCAACCGGCGCTCTATCCTCACGGGTGGCCTGATGATGGCACTGGGGCAGTTTACGCTATTTGCTGCCGCTTCCGACTATGGGCCGCAAAGCACCCATGTCCTGAGCCACTGGCTCCTTTACCTGGGCTTGGGCGTGATGATTGTGGGTAACGGTTTCTTCAAGCCTAATATTTCGAGCATGGTAGGCTCGCTGTATTCGCCCACCGACAAACGCAAAGATGCTGCTTATACCATTTTCTACATGGGCATCAACCTGGGTTCGTTTCTGGGCAATACCATTACCAGCCTTATAGGCGACAAAGAGGGCCATCCCGAGGCCTTCCGTTGGGCGTTCCTTGCCTGCGGTATTGCCATGCTGCTGGGCACGGGTGTATTCAACTGGGGCAAAGGCAAGTACCTGCATACGCCCACCGGCGAACAGGTGGGTACCACGCCCGTAGCCTCGGGCGGCATCATGGGCGTGTATGCCCTACTGCCCGTTTTGCTGGCCCTGATTCTGGGCATTCTGTGGCTCGACTCCAATAAGCTATCCGTCATTGCCCCACTGCTGGGCATTGCAGTCGTCGGCATTGCCTTTATGATTTTCAGCGATAAATCCCTCAGTGGTGCCGATATCAAGGGCATTATGGTGATTTTCATTGTGTCATTCTTCGTGGTGTTCTTTTGGGCGGCCTTCGAGCAGGCCCCGGCCTCGCTCACCTTCTTCGCCGATGAGCAGATGAACCGCACCATCTTTGGCTTCACGCTGCCAGCCAGTATCTTCCAGAACCTCAACGCCATCTTCGTGGTGGTGGGCGCGCCACTCATGGCCATGGTCTGGACGGCCCTGGGCCGTCGCGGCGCCGAGCCGCCGTCCCCCCTCAAAATGGCCATTGGCCTGGCCTTCCTGGCCGCCGGCTACCTCGTGATGTGCTTCGGTGTGCACGACCTGCAGCCCGGTGTGAAGGTGAGCATGTTCTTCCTGGTGGCGCTCTATTTCCTGCACTCCGTGGGTGAGCTCTGCCTGTCGCCCATCGGCCTGTCGCTGGTAAACAAGCTGGCCCCCGCCAAATTTGCCTCCCTGCTGATGGCCGTGTGGTTCCTCGCCAACGCCGCCGCCAACTACCTGGCCGGCTACATGAGCAGCCTCTACCCCGACCCCAAATCGACGGCCCCCGCTCCGCAAATTCTGGGCTACCACATCACCAGCCTCTACGATTTCTTCATGGTGTTCGTGGTTTCGGCCGCTGCCGCCGCCATCATCCTGTTCCTTATAAGCGGCAAGCTAGCCAAGATGATGGACGCCCGCAACTACCCCGCGCCCGTCGTGCAGGCGTAA
- the groL gene encoding chaperonin GroEL (60 kDa chaperone family; promotes refolding of misfolded polypeptides especially under stressful conditions; forms two stacked rings of heptamers to form a barrel-shaped 14mer; ends can be capped by GroES; misfolded proteins enter the barrel where they are refolded when GroES binds), with amino-acid sequence MAKNIQFDTEGRARLQAGVNKLANAVKVTLGPKGRNVIIDKKFGAPTITKDGVTVAKEIELRDPIENMGAQLVKEVASKTADQAGDGTTTATVLAQAIYTAGSKNVAAGANPMDLKRGIDKAVIAVVANLKSQSKKIENNSEIAQVGTISANNDAEIGKMIADAMDKVGKEGVITVEEARGTETEVKTVEGMQFDRGYLSPYFVTNPEKMEVEFESPYVLIYDKKVSTMKELLPVLEQVLQTGKPLVIISEDVDGEALATLVVNKLRGSLKIAAVKAPGFGDRRKAMLEDIATLTGGTVISEEQGYKLENATLEYLGTAEKIIIDKDNTTIVNGKGSKEAITSRISQIKAQMETTTSDYDKEKLQERLAKLSGGVAILYIGASTEVEMKEKKDRVDDALHATRAAVEEGVVPGGGVALVRAIEALAAVDTHNADERTGVNIIRTALEAPLRCIVQNAGGEGSVIVQKVREGSGDFGYNAREDRFENLVAAGIIDPTKVTRLALENAASIAGLLLTTEAVISDEPEPKDAGHGHGDGGMGGMGGMGGMM; translated from the coding sequence GTGGCTAAGAACATCCAATTCGACACCGAAGGCCGCGCCCGCTTGCAGGCCGGTGTGAACAAACTGGCGAACGCCGTGAAAGTGACCCTCGGCCCCAAAGGCCGTAACGTCATCATCGACAAGAAATTTGGTGCGCCCACCATCACCAAGGACGGTGTGACCGTAGCCAAGGAAATTGAGCTGCGCGACCCGATTGAGAACATGGGCGCTCAGCTCGTGAAAGAAGTAGCGTCGAAAACGGCCGACCAGGCTGGCGACGGCACCACCACGGCTACGGTTTTGGCCCAGGCCATCTACACCGCCGGCTCGAAAAACGTGGCCGCCGGGGCCAACCCGATGGACCTGAAGCGCGGCATCGACAAGGCAGTTATCGCCGTAGTTGCCAACCTGAAGTCGCAGTCGAAGAAAATCGAGAACAACTCGGAAATTGCCCAGGTGGGTACGATTTCGGCCAACAACGATGCGGAAATCGGCAAAATGATTGCCGATGCCATGGACAAAGTTGGTAAGGAAGGCGTTATCACCGTGGAGGAAGCTCGCGGCACCGAAACCGAAGTAAAGACGGTGGAAGGCATGCAGTTTGACCGCGGCTACCTGTCGCCCTACTTCGTGACCAACCCCGAGAAAATGGAGGTTGAGTTCGAGTCGCCCTACGTTCTCATCTACGACAAAAAGGTGAGCACCATGAAGGAGCTGCTGCCCGTGTTGGAGCAGGTTCTGCAGACTGGCAAGCCCTTGGTTATCATCTCCGAAGATGTTGACGGTGAGGCCCTTGCTACGCTCGTAGTAAACAAGCTGCGCGGCTCGCTGAAAATCGCTGCCGTGAAGGCTCCCGGCTTCGGCGACCGCCGCAAGGCCATGCTGGAGGACATTGCTACCCTCACGGGTGGTACCGTTATCAGCGAAGAGCAGGGCTACAAGCTCGAAAACGCCACCCTGGAATACTTGGGCACGGCCGAGAAAATCATCATCGACAAGGACAATACGACCATTGTGAACGGCAAGGGCTCGAAAGAGGCCATCACCAGCCGCATCAGCCAGATTAAGGCCCAGATGGAAACCACGACGTCGGACTACGATAAGGAGAAATTGCAGGAGCGCCTCGCTAAATTGAGCGGCGGCGTGGCAATTCTCTACATCGGTGCCAGCACCGAAGTAGAGATGAAAGAGAAGAAAGACCGGGTTGACGATGCCCTGCACGCTACCCGCGCTGCCGTTGAGGAAGGCGTGGTACCCGGCGGTGGCGTAGCCCTGGTGCGGGCCATTGAGGCCCTGGCCGCAGTGGATACCCACAATGCTGACGAGCGCACCGGCGTGAACATCATCCGCACCGCCCTGGAGGCGCCACTGCGCTGCATCGTGCAGAACGCTGGCGGCGAAGGCTCGGTCATCGTGCAGAAAGTGCGCGAAGGCAGCGGTGACTTCGGCTACAACGCCCGTGAGGACCGTTTCGAGAACCTGGTGGCCGCCGGCATCATCGACCCCACCAAGGTAACCCGTTTGGCCCTCGAAAACGCCGCTTCCATCGCTGGCCTGCTGCTGACGACTGAGGCCGTGATTTCGGACGAGCCCGAGCCCAAGGATGCTGGTCATGGCCACGGCGATGGCGGCATGGGCGGTATGGGTGGCATGGGCGGCATGATGTAA
- the groES gene encoding co-chaperone GroES — protein MALSMKPLADRVIVRAAAAEEKTKSGIIIPDTAKEKPQRGEVVAVGEGKTADSGTIIKPQVNVGDQVLYGKYAGTEITVDGEDLLIMRESDIFAVL, from the coding sequence ATGGCACTTAGCATGAAACCGCTGGCCGACCGCGTAATTGTTCGCGCCGCCGCCGCCGAGGAGAAAACCAAATCCGGCATCATCATCCCCGATACGGCCAAGGAGAAGCCCCAGCGTGGCGAAGTAGTGGCCGTGGGCGAAGGCAAAACCGCTGACAGCGGCACCATCATCAAGCCCCAGGTGAATGTGGGCGACCAGGTGCTGTACGGTAAGTACGCCGGCACCGAAATCACCGTTGACGGTGAGGACCTGCTCATCATGCGCGAGTCGGACATTTTCGCTGTGCTTTAG
- the secG gene encoding preprotein translocase subunit SecG translates to MYTALIILILLVCFLLALVVLAQNPKGGGISSQFSAGGAASMMGVKRTGDLLEKLTWGFAIGLVVLSLGSHMLTSTGGGTVRSVNQQRALETKLPAPTAPTAPTAPAAPDATAPATTPDATAPATAPAGTTTPAPANTPAP, encoded by the coding sequence ATGTACACTGCTCTAATCATCCTCATTCTCCTGGTGTGTTTCCTGCTGGCCCTCGTGGTACTGGCCCAAAACCCCAAAGGGGGTGGAATTTCCAGCCAGTTTAGCGCCGGCGGCGCGGCCAGCATGATGGGCGTGAAACGCACCGGCGACCTGCTCGAAAAACTCACCTGGGGCTTCGCCATTGGTCTGGTAGTGCTGTCGCTCGGCTCACATATGCTTACCTCCACCGGCGGTGGCACGGTGCGCAGCGTGAACCAGCAGCGCGCCCTCGAAACCAAGCTGCCGGCTCCTACGGCTCCTACGGCTCCTACGGCCCCCGCTGCCCCCGACGCTACCGCGCCGGCTACTACCCCCGACGCAACTGCACCGGCTACTGCTCCCGCTGGCACTACCACGCCAGCGCCGGCCAACACGCCTGCTCCGTAG
- a CDS encoding LptE family protein, whose amino-acid sequence MLCGLLGLSGCGVYSFNGTNIDPAVRTISIATIQNNSPSGPAFLTQRFTEDLKDYFQRNTNLKLVPRDGDLQFDGNIVAYDFAPASIQQVNGVSQAGSNRLTIQVKMRFTNTKDDKQSFEQVFQNFDDYAANRNISTINNDPTAVRTTTDKIITDIFNKSVANW is encoded by the coding sequence GTGCTTTGCGGGCTGCTGGGCCTGAGCGGCTGCGGCGTGTACTCGTTCAACGGCACCAACATCGACCCGGCGGTGCGTACCATTTCCATTGCCACTATTCAGAATAACTCGCCCTCGGGGCCGGCCTTTCTGACGCAACGCTTCACCGAGGATTTGAAGGACTATTTCCAGCGCAACACCAACCTGAAACTCGTGCCCCGCGACGGCGACCTGCAATTCGACGGCAACATTGTGGCCTACGACTTTGCCCCGGCCTCCATTCAGCAGGTCAACGGCGTATCGCAGGCCGGCTCGAACCGGCTCACCATTCAGGTCAAAATGCGCTTCACCAACACCAAGGACGACAAGCAGAGCTTCGAGCAGGTGTTCCAGAATTTCGACGACTACGCAGCCAACCGCAATATTTCGACCATCAACAACGACCCTACCGCCGTGCGCACCACCACGGATAAAATCATTACCGACATTTTCAATAAGTCGGTAGCTAACTGGTAG
- a CDS encoding sigma-54 interaction domain-containing protein produces MTTQEIQSIKLRFGIIGNAPTLNYAIQVAAQVAPTDMTVLITGESGSGKESFSKIIHALSPRKHGQFIAINCGAIPEGTIDSELFGHEKGSFTGANEARKGYFEVTNGGTIFLDEIGEMPLGTQARLLRVLENGEFIRVGSSKVQKTDVRVVAATNVNLLDRVQAGTFREDLYYRLNTVPITVPPLRERGDDIYLLFRKFASDAAERYRTRPITLLPDAVPVLTRFRFPGNIRQLKNIAEQMSVLETERDIDAHRLAPYLPQEQTSRLPMLLGSSAPDGAAGYSERDLLYKILFDMRRDMTDLKKMVLELATGQRPHEAQELLRQNSHLFSNNNTAPSGAFDNREAAEYFLPTAPNPYKNEPTTSYDDETPVEDISHETEEETLSLDIKEREMILKALKKHNNKRKYAAHDLGISERTLYRKLKQYDLEQV; encoded by the coding sequence TTGACCACACAAGAAATCCAATCCATCAAGCTCCGGTTCGGCATCATCGGCAATGCGCCGACGCTGAACTACGCCATTCAGGTGGCCGCGCAGGTCGCGCCGACTGACATGACGGTGCTCATTACCGGCGAAAGCGGGTCGGGCAAGGAGTCGTTTTCCAAGATTATCCATGCCCTTTCGCCGCGCAAGCATGGGCAGTTTATTGCCATCAACTGCGGCGCGATTCCGGAGGGCACGATTGACTCCGAGCTGTTTGGCCACGAAAAAGGGTCCTTCACCGGCGCCAATGAGGCCCGCAAGGGCTACTTCGAGGTAACCAACGGCGGCACCATTTTCCTGGACGAAATCGGCGAGATGCCGCTCGGCACCCAGGCCCGCCTGCTGCGCGTGCTGGAGAATGGCGAGTTTATTCGGGTAGGTTCCAGCAAGGTGCAGAAAACCGACGTGCGCGTGGTGGCTGCCACCAACGTGAATCTGCTCGACCGTGTGCAGGCCGGCACCTTTCGCGAAGACCTGTACTACCGCCTCAACACGGTGCCGATTACGGTGCCGCCGCTGCGCGAGCGCGGCGACGATATCTACCTGCTGTTCCGCAAGTTTGCTTCGGATGCGGCCGAGCGCTACCGCACCCGGCCCATCACACTGCTACCCGATGCCGTGCCGGTGCTCACGCGCTTCCGCTTCCCCGGCAACATTCGCCAGCTCAAGAACATCGCCGAGCAGATGTCGGTGCTCGAAACCGAGCGCGACATTGATGCCCACCGCCTGGCTCCCTACCTGCCGCAGGAGCAGACCAGCCGACTGCCCATGCTGTTGGGCTCCAGCGCGCCCGATGGGGCGGCCGGCTATTCGGAGCGGGACCTGCTCTACAAAATCCTGTTCGACATGCGCCGCGACATGACGGACCTCAAGAAAATGGTGCTGGAGCTAGCCACCGGTCAGCGCCCCCACGAGGCCCAGGAGTTGCTGCGCCAGAACAGCCACCTCTTCAGCAATAACAATACGGCACCTTCCGGCGCGTTTGACAACCGAGAAGCCGCCGAGTATTTTCTGCCCACCGCCCCTAACCCGTATAAAAACGAGCCGACGACGAGCTACGACGACGAAACTCCGGTGGAGGATATTTCGCACGAAACCGAGGAGGAAACGCTCTCGCTCGACATTAAGGAACGCGAGATGATTCTCAAGGCGTTGAAGAAGCACAACAACAAGCGCAAATACGCCGCCCACGACCTGGGCATCTCGGAACGCACGCTGTACCGCAAACTCAAGCAATATGACCTGGAGCAAGTGTAA
- the miaB gene encoding tRNA (N6-isopentenyl adenosine(37)-C2)-methylthiotransferase MiaB, with translation MAQPLLTLDFLDKTAPTAEATPSGEVRVTAATRTGRQRKLYIESYGCQMNFSDSEIVSSILFDEGFDTTDDLANADLVLLNTCSIREKAEQTVRMRLKQINAHKKRKPGMLVGVLGCMAERLKSKFLEEDKIVDLVVGPDAYRDLPALISQVDGGQRGVNVLLSREETYADITPVRLNSNGVSAFISIMRGCDNMCSFCVVPFTRGRERSRDAHSIIQEATDLVAAGYKEVTLLGQNVDSYKWASADGTEHVNFAQLLERVALISPELRVRFSTSHPKDITDEVLHTMARYENICKYIHLPAQSGNSRVLALMNRTYDRPWYEARVNRIREILGDDCAISTDMIAGFCSETEEEHEDTKSLMHFVQYDMAYQFFYSERPGTLAARKLEDDIPLETKKRRLQELIDIQQVYSAKRNARSVGQVHRVLVENFSKRSKDDLSGRNSQNQVVIFPKGDFKKGDYVNVLVHSSSASTLLGEAVS, from the coding sequence ATGGCCCAACCCCTGCTAACCCTTGATTTTTTAGATAAAACCGCCCCCACCGCCGAGGCTACCCCCAGCGGCGAGGTACGGGTAACGGCCGCCACCCGCACCGGCCGCCAGCGCAAGCTCTACATCGAAAGCTACGGCTGCCAGATGAACTTCTCGGACTCCGAAATCGTGTCGAGCATCCTGTTCGACGAAGGCTTCGACACCACCGACGACCTTGCCAACGCCGACCTCGTGCTGCTCAATACCTGCTCCATCCGCGAGAAGGCCGAGCAGACCGTGCGAATGCGCCTCAAGCAGATAAACGCCCACAAAAAGCGCAAGCCCGGCATGCTGGTGGGCGTGCTCGGCTGCATGGCCGAGCGCCTGAAAAGCAAGTTTCTGGAAGAAGACAAAATTGTGGACCTCGTAGTCGGCCCCGATGCCTACCGCGACCTACCCGCCCTCATCAGCCAGGTCGATGGCGGGCAACGGGGCGTGAACGTGCTGCTGAGCCGCGAGGAAACCTACGCCGACATCACGCCCGTGCGCCTGAACTCCAACGGCGTGTCGGCCTTCATCAGCATCATGCGCGGCTGCGACAACATGTGCTCGTTCTGCGTGGTGCCCTTCACCCGGGGCCGCGAGCGTAGCCGCGATGCCCACAGCATCATTCAGGAAGCCACCGATTTGGTGGCGGCCGGCTATAAGGAAGTGACCCTGCTGGGCCAGAACGTGGACTCCTACAAGTGGGCTTCGGCCGACGGCACCGAGCACGTCAATTTCGCCCAGCTGCTGGAGCGCGTAGCCCTCATCAGCCCCGAGCTGCGGGTGCGCTTTTCCACCTCGCACCCCAAGGACATCACCGACGAGGTGCTGCACACCATGGCACGCTACGAGAACATCTGCAAGTACATTCACCTGCCGGCCCAGAGCGGCAACTCCCGCGTGCTGGCCCTGATGAACCGCACCTACGACCGCCCCTGGTACGAGGCGCGGGTGAACCGCATCCGCGAAATTCTGGGCGACGACTGCGCCATCTCGACGGATATGATTGCCGGCTTCTGCTCCGAAACCGAGGAGGAGCACGAGGACACCAAGAGCCTGATGCACTTCGTGCAGTATGACATGGCCTACCAATTCTTCTATTCGGAGCGCCCAGGCACACTGGCCGCCCGCAAGCTGGAGGACGATATTCCGCTCGAAACCAAGAAGCGCCGCTTGCAGGAGTTAATTGATATTCAGCAGGTTTACAGTGCCAAGCGCAATGCCCGCTCTGTGGGCCAGGTACATAGAGTCTTGGTTGAGAACTTCTCAAAGCGTTCCAAAGACGACCTGAGCGGCCGCAACAGCCAGAACCAGGTTGTCATTTTTCCGAAAGGCGATTTCAAGAAAGGTGATTACGTGAATGTGCTCGTGCATTCTTCTTCAGCCAGCACTTTATTAGGCGAAGCGGTTTCGTAA
- a CDS encoding anthranilate synthase component I family protein has product MPATSPVTVPLHALPANFRVRALRWGAAFSHCTYFEPNDLEYPHGAFERLLAVAAAGNRSPDSLADLSGLLATETPRFGFLTYDLKNDIEALQSANFAGFTWPRLHFFTPETWLVWRADTLEIHGQTDGILEQILAQPVPPAAVPAVPVLRPRLPKADYLRAVEAIREDILNGEVYELNLCQEFYAENVTLSPVEVFWQLMQASPAPFAGFVRWHEHFLLCASPERFLSHHDGRLVSQPIKGTIRRGATPAADEQQRQTLLHDEKERAENLMIVDLVRNDLARVARTGTVRVPELFGLYPFRHLWQMISTVTADLRPGISLAEILRATFPMGSMTGAPKIRAMQLIEHYESSRRGLYSGSIGYVGADGSFDFNVVIRSLQYRQDTGYLSFQVGSAITYDSDPEREYEECLLKARALLEVLGTSIA; this is encoded by the coding sequence GTGCCTGCAACCTCTCCCGTGACCGTTCCGCTACATGCGCTGCCCGCCAATTTTCGGGTGCGGGCCCTGCGCTGGGGCGCGGCCTTTTCGCACTGCACCTACTTCGAGCCCAATGACCTGGAATATCCGCACGGCGCATTTGAGCGCCTGCTGGCGGTGGCCGCTGCGGGGAACAGAAGCCCTGATTCGCTGGCTGATTTATCCGGGCTGCTGGCGACGGAAACGCCGCGCTTTGGGTTCCTGACCTACGATTTAAAAAACGACATCGAAGCCCTGCAAAGCGCGAACTTCGCGGGGTTTACCTGGCCACGCCTGCATTTTTTCACGCCGGAAACCTGGCTGGTATGGCGGGCCGATACGCTAGAGATTCACGGGCAAACGGATGGGATTTTAGAACAGATTCTGGCACAGCCCGTGCCGCCCGCTGCGGTGCCAGCCGTTCCCGTGCTGCGCCCGCGCCTGCCCAAGGCCGATTACCTGCGGGCCGTGGAAGCCATTCGGGAAGATATTCTCAACGGCGAAGTGTACGAGCTGAACCTCTGCCAGGAGTTCTACGCCGAGAACGTGACGCTGAGCCCCGTGGAGGTTTTCTGGCAGCTCATGCAGGCCTCGCCCGCGCCGTTTGCGGGCTTCGTGCGCTGGCACGAGCATTTCCTGCTCTGCGCCTCGCCCGAGCGGTTTCTATCGCACCACGATGGGCGGTTGGTTTCCCAGCCCATCAAGGGCACCATCCGGCGCGGGGCCACGCCGGCGGCCGATGAGCAGCAGCGCCAGACCCTGCTGCACGACGAAAAGGAGCGGGCCGAAAACCTGATGATTGTGGACCTCGTGCGCAACGACCTCGCCCGCGTGGCCCGTACCGGCACCGTGCGCGTGCCCGAGCTCTTCGGCCTCTACCCCTTCCGCCACCTCTGGCAGATGATTTCGACCGTCACCGCCGACCTGCGCCCCGGCATCAGCCTGGCCGAAATCCTCCGCGCCACTTTCCCAATGGGCTCGATGACGGGTGCGCCGAAAATCAGGGCCATGCAGCTCATCGAGCACTACGAAAGCAGTCGGCGCGGCCTCTACAGCGGCAGCATCGGCTACGTGGGAGCCGATGGAAGTTTCGATTTCAACGTTGTTATCCGCTCGCTGCAATACCGGCAGGATACCGGCTACCTCAGTTTCCAGGTCGGTTCCGCCATCACCTACGACTCCGACCCGGAGCGCGAGTATGAAGAGTGTCTGCTAAAAGCCAGGGCTTTACTAGAAGTACTGGGAACGAGTATTGCCTAG
- a CDS encoding DUF3808 domain-containing protein, which yields MASRLLSVAAFCICARRVGLVLALAGGPLLAPARCLNLPEAVEIQHLPDNVEQLENQNQKPDALSTNSRRAYAEVMKLRLDAGRALLRTELASAPTAPAPLLVANCADFVELLITQDASRYDALTATQTARLDALDDAPASALRDYARAEITLHLGLSQLLFKHLVVGGYHLRSGYHQMQDVVKQYPTFLPARKTLGVCEFAVGSLPEGYHWLLRLLGLTANSDTGLQRLGQAAAQPNDFQLESQIFLALIRESYYKKPAEALRLAEQLTTQQHDNLLFTYLRTSVEKRQHHGAAALAAYRARPTGPGYLPTAYLHHMAADLLLYRGEYAASERENLAFLHEFRGHHYRKDAAFKLYLAMWLSGQPVAAAKYRALINQAGPADVEEDVYAQHYYQEATALNPILTKARLQSDGGYDREALSTLWAFHTNQTTLWRDRIEAPYRRARAYQGLGRLDSAWFYFEQTQTEAGPKAPYYYAPQAALQQGYMAQSVGNKPTARLYFQRALRYPWHEYKNSTDAKAKLALRELK from the coding sequence ATGGCTAGTCGATTGTTATCCGTTGCTGCGTTTTGCATCTGCGCCCGCCGGGTCGGGCTGGTGCTGGCGTTGGCGGGCGGCCCGCTGCTGGCCCCGGCGCGTTGCCTGAACCTCCCCGAAGCCGTCGAAATTCAGCACCTCCCTGATAACGTTGAACAGCTCGAAAATCAGAATCAAAAACCTGACGCCCTGAGCACCAACAGCCGCCGCGCCTACGCGGAAGTTATGAAGCTGCGCCTCGACGCGGGCCGCGCCCTGCTCCGGACTGAGCTGGCCAGTGCGCCCACCGCCCCCGCCCCCCTGCTGGTGGCCAACTGTGCCGATTTTGTGGAGCTGCTCATCACCCAGGATGCCAGCCGTTACGATGCGCTGACGGCCACGCAGACAGCCCGCCTCGACGCGCTGGATGATGCGCCGGCCAGCGCGTTGCGCGATTATGCCCGGGCCGAAATCACGCTACACCTGGGACTGAGCCAATTGCTATTCAAACACCTGGTGGTGGGGGGCTACCACCTGCGCAGCGGCTACCACCAGATGCAGGACGTGGTGAAGCAGTATCCCACCTTCCTGCCGGCACGCAAAACGCTGGGTGTTTGTGAGTTTGCAGTGGGCTCGCTGCCCGAGGGCTACCACTGGCTGCTGCGCCTGCTGGGCCTCACGGCCAACTCGGATACGGGCCTGCAACGCCTGGGCCAGGCCGCCGCTCAGCCAAATGATTTCCAACTCGAAAGCCAGATTTTTCTGGCCCTGATTCGGGAGAGCTACTATAAAAAGCCCGCTGAGGCCTTGCGCCTGGCCGAGCAGCTCACCACCCAACAGCATGATAATCTGTTATTTACCTACCTGCGCACCAGCGTGGAGAAGCGCCAGCACCACGGTGCGGCGGCCCTGGCCGCCTACCGCGCCCGGCCCACCGGCCCCGGCTACCTGCCCACGGCCTACCTGCACCACATGGCCGCCGACCTGTTGCTCTACCGGGGCGAATACGCCGCTTCGGAGCGCGAAAACCTGGCGTTTCTGCACGAGTTTCGGGGCCATCACTACCGCAAGGATGCGGCCTTTAAGCTCTACCTGGCCATGTGGCTGAGTGGGCAACCGGTGGCAGCCGCCAAGTATCGTGCGCTCATCAACCAAGCCGGCCCGGCCGATGTGGAGGAGGACGTGTACGCCCAGCATTACTACCAGGAGGCCACAGCCCTCAACCCCATCCTCACCAAAGCCCGGCTGCAATCCGACGGCGGCTACGACCGGGAGGCGCTCAGTACGCTGTGGGCCTTCCACACCAATCAGACCACGCTTTGGCGCGACCGCATTGAGGCCCCCTACCGCCGGGCCCGCGCCTATCAGGGTCTGGGCCGGCTCGATTCGGCTTGGTTCTATTTCGAACAAACCCAGACCGAGGCGGGCCCCAAAGCCCCTTATTACTACGCCCCCCAGGCCGCTCTGCAACAGGGCTACATGGCCCAAAGCGTGGGTAACAAGCCCACGGCGCGCCTTTATTTTCAGCGGGCGCTGCGTTACCCCTGGCACGAATACAAAAACAGCACCGATGCCAAAGCCAAATTGGCCCTGCGGGAGTTGAAGTAG